The following coding sequences lie in one Deltaproteobacteria bacterium genomic window:
- a CDS encoding glycerophosphodiester phosphodiesterase — protein MRSRAPAWLSSQPIAHRGLHDGERAENSLAAFEAAVEHGYAIELDVHHTRAGELLVFHDDDLARMTGEAGPVDALERGASADLRLRPGGEAVPTLAQALAHVRGRAPIVLDLKSKRRPGALERAVAATIAGYRGALALQSYQPFALAELRRLAPERTRGLLVSDFRDAQLAPHERFALANALLSPLARPHYVAWELRCLPSLPAGVLRRLGLPLIAWTIADPAALARAHAVADNVIFEGVRP, from the coding sequence GTGAGGTCGCGTGCGCCCGCTTGGTTGTCGTCGCAACCCATCGCCCACCGCGGCCTCCACGATGGCGAGCGCGCCGAGAATTCGTTGGCCGCGTTCGAGGCCGCGGTCGAGCACGGCTACGCGATCGAACTCGACGTGCACCACACCCGTGCGGGCGAGCTGTTGGTGTTCCACGACGACGACCTCGCGCGCATGACCGGCGAGGCCGGCCCGGTCGACGCGCTCGAACGCGGCGCGAGTGCCGACCTCCGACTGCGCCCCGGCGGCGAGGCCGTCCCGACGCTGGCGCAGGCGCTCGCGCACGTGCGTGGGCGCGCGCCGATCGTGCTCGATCTGAAGTCCAAGCGACGCCCGGGCGCGCTCGAGCGGGCGGTCGCCGCGACCATCGCAGGCTACCGCGGCGCGCTCGCACTGCAGTCGTACCAGCCGTTCGCGCTCGCGGAGCTGCGACGGCTCGCACCGGAGCGCACGCGCGGCCTGTTGGTGTCGGATTTCCGTGACGCCCAGCTCGCACCGCACGAGCGCTTCGCGCTGGCGAACGCGTTGCTGAGCCCGCTGGCACGGCCGCACTACGTCGCGTGGGAGCTGCGCTGCCTGCCGTCGCTCCCCGCGGGCGTGCTGCGGCGACTGGGCCTACCGCTGATCGCGTGGACCATCGCCGACCCGGCTGCCCTGGCGCGCGCACACGCGGTTGCGGACAACGTCATCTTCGAGGGCGTGCGGCCCTGA
- a CDS encoding TlpA family protein disulfide reductase — MDRSIDDDTGHVAGRYARGLMLGLSLLGALAATAGCERGGATVAPADAHARTRIVGTLHGADGRVLPMAHVRVIDPATAAADTVAAGRGGRFRLSTRRTGFALLEFTGVDHAQLRVPVWLDGSTLELEVRLGTYAPAGPDDTLRALVWSGSPASSPPQQLPLVRGTDGHARVEIAGGVAPLRVQLTGFAGEGRAMNVPGTDRFEYDGGGDYLSVMPVVRGKLVLDVDLALAPKGVESQLHFADPQALAARVAALGEHWPPRASSDASDATALWRVAAAGELPQLRRAATAMALELDAREFSALSAGEQALAIEAVERSAFGDTLWGLAPRGLVSAAQASGRAELVARVERVLGEQLPAEATGMLLIEQLAQAADRGDMAGRRRVWAQLQQPRYAELGLLEVGAAWRPDRKVERGGQLPAFAAPGLVDAAAPVSNQDLGGKVVLIELWATWCGPCVEAMPELHALHERFGGPPAPGRPGFEIVSISMDERADDVIRFRETWPMPWTHAFAGEARDRLYEVFETGTLPYAVLVDERGTILEAAAQLDAPHLRELLSAHLDARAAAAEGPTADAAP; from the coding sequence ATGGACCGATCGATCGACGACGACACAGGCCACGTCGCGGGGCGCTACGCCCGGGGACTGATGCTGGGGCTCTCGCTGCTCGGAGCGCTGGCCGCGACCGCGGGCTGCGAGCGCGGAGGTGCAACGGTGGCACCCGCCGACGCGCACGCCCGCACTCGCATCGTCGGCACGTTGCATGGCGCCGACGGTCGCGTGTTGCCGATGGCCCACGTGCGTGTGATCGACCCGGCGACCGCGGCCGCCGACACCGTCGCGGCCGGTCGCGGCGGTCGCTTTCGCCTGTCGACGCGTCGCACCGGCTTCGCGCTGCTCGAGTTCACCGGCGTCGATCATGCCCAGCTGCGCGTGCCGGTGTGGCTCGATGGCAGCACGCTCGAGCTCGAGGTCCGGCTCGGCACGTACGCGCCCGCCGGACCCGACGACACCCTGCGCGCGTTGGTGTGGTCGGGCTCGCCCGCGTCGTCACCGCCCCAGCAGCTCCCGCTCGTGCGTGGCACCGACGGCCACGCGCGGGTCGAGATCGCCGGTGGCGTCGCGCCGCTGCGCGTGCAGCTGACGGGTTTCGCCGGCGAGGGTCGGGCGATGAACGTGCCGGGGACGGATCGTTTCGAGTACGACGGCGGCGGCGACTACCTCTCGGTGATGCCGGTCGTGCGCGGCAAGCTGGTGCTCGACGTCGATCTCGCGCTCGCCCCGAAGGGGGTCGAGTCGCAGCTGCACTTTGCAGATCCGCAGGCACTCGCGGCGCGCGTGGCCGCGCTCGGTGAGCACTGGCCACCGCGCGCGAGCTCGGATGCCAGCGATGCCACCGCGCTGTGGCGGGTGGCCGCCGCGGGCGAGCTGCCGCAGCTGCGTCGGGCCGCCACCGCGATGGCGCTCGAGCTCGATGCGCGCGAGTTCTCGGCGCTCTCGGCGGGCGAGCAGGCGCTGGCGATCGAGGCGGTCGAGCGCAGCGCGTTCGGAGACACGCTGTGGGGCCTGGCGCCGCGAGGCCTCGTGAGCGCGGCGCAGGCCAGCGGCCGGGCCGAACTCGTGGCGCGGGTCGAACGCGTGCTCGGGGAGCAGCTGCCGGCGGAGGCCACCGGCATGCTGCTGATCGAGCAGCTGGCGCAGGCGGCCGATCGCGGCGACATGGCGGGGCGACGACGGGTGTGGGCGCAGCTGCAGCAGCCGCGCTACGCCGAGCTCGGCCTGCTCGAGGTCGGTGCCGCATGGCGACCCGATCGCAAGGTCGAGCGCGGCGGCCAGCTGCCCGCGTTCGCGGCGCCCGGCCTCGTCGATGCCGCCGCACCCGTGAGCAACCAGGATCTCGGCGGCAAGGTGGTGCTCATCGAGCTGTGGGCGACGTGGTGCGGGCCGTGCGTCGAGGCCATGCCCGAGCTCCACGCGCTGCACGAACGCTTCGGTGGGCCGCCCGCGCCGGGGCGTCCCGGCTTCGAGATCGTCAGCATCTCGATGGACGAGCGGGCCGACGACGTGATCCGCTTCCGCGAGACCTGGCCGATGCCGTGGACCCACGCGTTCGCCGGCGAAGCCCGCGATCGGCTGTACGAGGTGTTCGAGACCGGCACGCTGCCCTACGCGGTGCTGGTCGACGAGCGCGGCACCATCCTCGAGGCCGCGGCGCAGCTCGACGCGCCACACCTGCGCGAGCTGTTGTCGGCGCACCTGGACGCGCGCGCCGCTGCGGCCGAGGGCCCCACGGCCGACGCGGCGCCCTGA
- a CDS encoding tetratricopeptide repeat protein, whose amino-acid sequence MTDSDAGVGRYVGLASDVDQTIAFDPELGREVVLERSDAVDPARLAALRHRARALATVVHPVVARVHDVVVEHGVAHVVTERVVGEPLLQWLATQPSVPRRRALLQAIAAGLGAIHAAGVAHGSVDADAVCVAQGGAPRLTGLLRVSEGANAIADRQRFCELALRVLDEERPGTRAAVGLRLLALLRRGRDDRDGPGLAELEQALAVRGGGRRWLGLAAASAVAAVIALGVGDRRSALAGGWCEEVERQVDALWGPQAHAELHEAIAASHASFALEAGGRVERDLDAFVSQWRDAQRDYCAADANPGAAVCLLRQLDGVRAIVDVLREADVESLARGSEAVEALGAPAACLRADAPAAVMLADESVRGDLAASQLLRELGRHVDAQLAAERAIAAATAQGDDAVLAQAELELALALWAQGRERESERILHDAFTHALAAGHDETVARAATELAVASCRRARLAECELWRDHAAAALARVSDPRLRARLSVVDGRAALERGDYPAAERGYIHALELASALEPRDLPAELHARQGVALAKGRSGDLVGALALLRTNVEQTANRFGTHHPDYGRQLNSVATQLAALGRANEAVAARTEALAVLEAALGPAHPDVLAAKGALATDLGLVERDAEGIALLRDVVEQAEQRYDPDDVRIAAHLAELGMAEASGNRLDDAIDHLGRAVEQAERALGPDHLEVLGMLNNLAATLMFADRNLEARAMFERVIAGTERAVGREHPQLVPGLLGLARTAVATGDLDGAIAALERALQLLERHEDRADRRGLVASELAQLLWQRDGDNPRSLALMRAAHQSFVSAVGQGALSSRDEAEAAQAWLEAHGGG is encoded by the coding sequence ATGACGGACTCCGACGCCGGCGTGGGCCGCTACGTCGGGCTCGCCTCGGACGTCGATCAGACCATCGCGTTCGATCCAGAGCTCGGTCGCGAGGTCGTGCTCGAGCGCTCGGATGCCGTCGACCCGGCTCGGTTGGCGGCGTTGCGGCATCGTGCCCGCGCGCTCGCGACGGTGGTGCATCCGGTCGTCGCGCGGGTCCACGACGTGGTCGTCGAGCACGGCGTCGCGCACGTGGTGACCGAGCGCGTGGTCGGCGAGCCGCTGCTGCAGTGGCTCGCGACCCAGCCGTCGGTGCCGCGGCGGCGCGCGCTGCTGCAGGCGATCGCCGCCGGGCTCGGTGCCATCCATGCCGCGGGCGTCGCCCACGGCAGCGTCGACGCCGATGCGGTCTGCGTGGCGCAGGGCGGTGCGCCGCGGCTGACCGGCCTGCTGCGCGTCAGCGAGGGTGCGAACGCGATTGCGGATCGGCAGCGGTTCTGCGAGCTCGCGCTGCGGGTGCTCGACGAGGAGCGGCCGGGCACGCGAGCTGCCGTGGGCCTGCGCCTGCTGGCGCTGCTGCGCCGCGGTCGCGACGATCGCGACGGCCCGGGGCTGGCCGAGCTCGAGCAGGCGTTGGCCGTGCGCGGCGGTGGTCGACGTTGGCTGGGGCTGGCGGCCGCGAGCGCAGTCGCGGCCGTGATCGCGCTCGGCGTCGGCGATCGCCGCTCGGCGCTCGCTGGAGGTTGGTGCGAAGAGGTCGAGCGCCAGGTCGACGCGCTGTGGGGCCCGCAGGCGCACGCCGAGCTGCACGAGGCGATCGCGGCCAGCCACGCCAGCTTCGCGCTCGAGGCTGGCGGCCGCGTCGAGCGCGATCTCGATGCGTTCGTATCGCAGTGGCGAGACGCGCAGCGCGACTACTGTGCCGCCGATGCCAACCCCGGCGCGGCGGTGTGCCTGCTGCGGCAGCTCGATGGCGTGCGCGCCATCGTCGACGTGCTCCGCGAGGCCGACGTGGAGTCGCTCGCACGCGGCAGCGAGGCCGTCGAAGCGCTCGGTGCACCGGCGGCATGTCTGCGCGCCGATGCGCCTGCGGCGGTGATGCTCGCCGACGAGTCCGTGCGCGGTGATCTGGCTGCGTCGCAGCTGCTGCGGGAGCTCGGTCGCCACGTCGACGCCCAGCTCGCGGCCGAGCGCGCGATCGCGGCCGCGACCGCGCAGGGCGACGACGCGGTGCTCGCCCAGGCCGAGCTCGAGCTCGCGCTGGCGTTGTGGGCCCAGGGCCGCGAGCGTGAGTCCGAGCGGATCCTGCACGACGCGTTCACCCACGCGCTCGCGGCCGGGCACGACGAGACCGTCGCCCGCGCGGCGACCGAGCTGGCGGTGGCGTCGTGCCGCCGCGCGCGGCTGGCCGAGTGCGAGCTGTGGCGTGATCATGCCGCGGCCGCGCTGGCCCGGGTGTCCGATCCACGTCTGCGCGCGCGCCTGTCGGTGGTCGATGGCCGTGCCGCGCTCGAGCGCGGCGACTACCCGGCGGCCGAGCGCGGCTACATCCACGCCCTCGAGCTCGCGAGCGCGCTCGAGCCCCGCGATCTGCCCGCCGAGCTGCATGCGCGCCAAGGCGTTGCGCTGGCGAAGGGGCGCAGCGGCGATCTCGTGGGCGCGCTCGCGCTGCTGCGGACCAACGTCGAGCAGACCGCCAATCGCTTCGGCACCCATCATCCCGACTACGGCCGGCAGCTCAACAGCGTCGCGACGCAGCTCGCTGCGCTCGGCCGCGCGAACGAGGCGGTCGCCGCCCGCACCGAGGCGCTCGCGGTGCTCGAGGCGGCGCTGGGCCCCGCGCACCCCGACGTGCTCGCGGCCAAGGGCGCACTCGCGACCGATCTCGGACTGGTCGAGCGCGACGCCGAGGGCATCGCGCTGCTGCGCGACGTCGTCGAGCAGGCCGAGCAGCGCTACGACCCCGACGATGTCCGCATCGCCGCCCACCTCGCCGAGCTCGGCATGGCCGAGGCCAGCGGCAACCGCCTCGACGACGCGATCGACCACCTCGGCCGCGCCGTCGAACAGGCCGAGCGCGCGCTCGGGCCCGATCACCTGGAGGTGCTGGGCATGCTCAACAACCTCGCGGCCACGCTGATGTTCGCCGATCGCAATCTCGAGGCGCGGGCGATGTTCGAGCGGGTCATCGCAGGTACCGAGCGTGCGGTCGGGCGCGAGCATCCGCAGCTCGTGCCGGGCTTGCTGGGGCTCGCGAGGACCGCGGTCGCGACCGGCGATCTCGACGGCGCGATCGCTGCGCTCGAGCGGGCGTTGCAGCTGCTCGAGCGTCACGAGGATCGGGCCGACCGACGCGGTCTGGTGGCATCGGAGCTGGCCCAGCTGCTGTGGCAGCGCGACGGCGACAACCCCCGCTCGCTCGCGTTGATGCGCGCGGCGCATCAGTCGTTCGTGTCCGCGGTGGGGCAGGGCGCGCTGTCCTCACGCGACGAGGCCGAAGCCGCACAGGCGTGGCTGGAGGCGCACGGCGGCGGGTAG
- a CDS encoding BCCT family transporter yields the protein MEVAPKARDRSFVPALLACAAVAVLGVVTPDLLSEFVVGAVVGVIDALDVVFLAITLALVVLSAWFAFGRHARRRLGGPTAQPEFSSFAWISMLFAAGMGSGLMFWGVAEPLIHGAQPPLAIDGVAQARRQALAIADMHWGLHAWAIYGVAALVLGYFHFCRGTDYLPGAPMREVMSRRWGRPLAAVADLIGVLAIAFGVAGSVGMGVLQIRSGLSRAFGVVDDTPLLTVAILVLLVTAYTASAVTKLDRGIKWLSALNVVLAVGFMLLLLLWGDTALRLQAFATSLLDYPRLLLPMSTMSGPWSQARDWMHDWTIAYLVWWIAWAPFVGVFVARISRGRTFREFIVAVLLVPTVFSMLWFAVLGGTAAALDGDGAIARVAVADPPTALFETLARMPFASVLSALAVVLVFLFLVTSVDSAAYVLGVITSGGAADPSPRRKLAWGVVLGLLGAGPVLSGRVDVVKAVAIVGAIPFTLVLVLQTGSLLVALRRDRLPRSPPGRP from the coding sequence GTGGAGGTGGCCCCCAAGGCCCGGGATCGCAGCTTCGTGCCGGCGCTCCTGGCATGCGCGGCGGTGGCGGTGCTCGGCGTCGTCACGCCCGATCTGCTGTCCGAGTTCGTCGTCGGCGCGGTCGTGGGCGTGATCGATGCGCTCGACGTGGTGTTCCTCGCGATCACCCTCGCGCTCGTGGTGCTGTCGGCGTGGTTTGCGTTCGGTCGCCATGCACGCCGCCGACTCGGCGGTCCCACGGCGCAGCCGGAGTTCTCGAGCTTCGCGTGGATCTCGATGTTGTTCGCGGCCGGCATGGGCAGCGGTCTGATGTTCTGGGGCGTCGCGGAGCCGCTGATCCACGGTGCCCAGCCGCCGCTGGCGATCGATGGCGTCGCGCAGGCTCGGCGCCAGGCGCTGGCGATCGCCGACATGCACTGGGGCCTGCACGCGTGGGCGATCTACGGGGTCGCCGCGCTGGTGCTGGGGTACTTCCACTTCTGCCGGGGGACCGACTACCTGCCGGGCGCGCCCATGCGCGAGGTGATGTCGCGGCGTTGGGGGCGACCACTCGCGGCCGTGGCCGACTTGATCGGTGTGCTCGCGATCGCGTTCGGCGTCGCGGGCTCGGTCGGCATGGGCGTGCTGCAGATCCGCAGCGGCTTGTCGCGTGCGTTCGGCGTGGTCGACGACACGCCGCTGCTCACCGTGGCGATCCTGGTGCTGCTGGTCACGGCCTACACGGCATCGGCGGTGACCAAGCTCGATCGCGGCATCAAGTGGCTCTCGGCACTCAACGTCGTGCTGGCGGTGGGCTTCATGCTGCTGCTACTGCTGTGGGGCGACACGGCGCTGCGATTGCAGGCGTTCGCGACCTCGCTGCTCGACTATCCGCGGCTGCTGCTGCCGATGTCCACGATGTCGGGCCCATGGTCGCAGGCCCGCGATTGGATGCACGACTGGACGATCGCGTATCTCGTGTGGTGGATCGCGTGGGCGCCGTTCGTGGGCGTCTTCGTGGCGCGCATCAGCCGTGGTCGCACGTTCCGCGAGTTCATCGTGGCCGTGCTGCTGGTGCCGACGGTGTTCTCGATGCTGTGGTTCGCGGTGCTCGGCGGCACCGCTGCCGCGCTCGACGGCGACGGTGCGATCGCTCGCGTCGCGGTCGCCGATCCACCCACGGCGCTGTTCGAGACCCTCGCGCGCATGCCCTTCGCGTCGGTGCTCTCGGCGCTCGCGGTGGTGCTGGTGTTCCTCTTCCTGGTCACGAGCGTCGACTCGGCGGCGTACGTGCTCGGCGTGATCACCAGCGGCGGCGCTGCCGACCCCAGCCCGCGACGGAAGCTGGCGTGGGGCGTCGTGTTGGGTCTGCTCGGCGCCGGCCCGGTGCTGAGCGGACGCGTCGACGTGGTGAAGGCGGTCGCGATCGTGGGCGCGATCCCGTTCACGCTGGTGCTGGTCCTGCAGACCGGATCGCTGCTGGTCGCGTTGCGTCGCGATCGCCTGCCGCGATCACCGCCGGGCCGGCCGTAG